A genomic segment from Bacteroidota bacterium encodes:
- the gcvH gene encoding glycine cleavage system protein GcvH → MTFPDDCRYTKEHEWIRLDGDTATIGITDYAQSELGDIVFVELPEEGDHFDADDVFGTVEAVKTVSELFCPVAGTISAANEGLEDAPESVNEDAYGAGWMIKLTLDDVADFDGLMSAADYKHMIGADS, encoded by the coding sequence ATGACTTTCCCCGACGACTGCCGCTACACCAAGGAGCACGAGTGGATCCGCCTCGACGGCGACACCGCCACCATCGGCATCACGGACTATGCGCAGAGCGAGCTCGGCGACATCGTCTTTGTGGAACTGCCCGAGGAAGGCGACCACTTCGACGCCGATGACGTGTTCGGCACGGTCGAGGCCGTGAAGACCGTCTCGGAGCTGTTCTGCCCCGTCGCCGGGACCATCTCCGCGGCCAACGAGGGCCTCGAAGACGCGCCGGAGTCCGTCAACGAGGACGCCTACGGCGCAGGCTGGATGATCAAGCTCACGCTCGACGACGTCGCCGACTTCGACGGCCTGATGAGCGCCGCCGACTACAAGCACATGATCGGAGCAGACAGCTAG